From the genome of Blautia hydrogenotrophica DSM 10507:
ATGTACACTGTTTAACATTTTTCACTCAACTATTTTGCTGCGTTTACTGCTTTCTTTATATATATCAGAGTTACCGCTAAGCATGATGTTCCATAATACAAAAAGCAATATACTACAATAAGATCAAGCATCTTCAATAAGGTAGCCAAAAGAATAGCTACAGGTAATAATCCCCCAACTCCAAGTTCTGTTTCTATCCTTACTCTGAAACTTTCAACTTGACTATGGTCTATTCGTACATCGTTCTCAACTTCTAAAATTTTTTTATCCGCCATCTCACGTTCTGTATTTTTATACTTCTGATAAATTAAACGCATAAGACTGTCCGCACTGGATGCTAATGCTCCAATCAATATAATCCATGAGCATTGAGCCGGAACAAGAAGTCCTCCCTCGTGATAAACTGCTACTCCCATCATAGTACACATCAGTCCAACTAAAATATAGCTACTTATGCCATCCGCGAATTCTCCAAATGGCTGAGCTCTAACACTTCTTGCTAAATTTCCGTCTGTACAGTCTAAAATCAACCAGAGATTAATTAATATTGCACCTATAATGTGAGCCGTGTGGCTAACTGGCAAAAAGCATAAACACGCTACAATCCCTATTATTATTGAAAAATACGAAACAGAATTCGCCGAGATTCCCGCATTAGCTGCAAAAGCTGCTGTTCTAAAGGCAATCTTTCGATAAAAAAATCTACTCAAAATAGGATCTTTTTTTCTTTTCCACTCTGGCATTTCTTCTTTAAAAAATTTAGACGTATATCTCACATCTATACCTCGCTTCTCATTGTACAAATTGTACTTAACTTATGTAATGCAAAGCATTAACTCCACCATCTTCACACAAAAAAAATATCAATACGATATTTACTCATACCAATTTTCTGGTGCAGATTTTTTCTTAAAACACCCGAAACAATATCGTGTCCATTCCTATTCTTCTAATTTCATAGTTTCTTTCACTAAACCCGTCCACAACTCCTCATGTTCTCTTGCCACTCTTCTGACATCAAAACGTTTGTGAACGTCTTTACGGCTACGATCTATGAGTCGTTCACGAAGCTTAGAATCTGTATGCAAGCGCATTACTGCCTTGTAAGCCGCCATTTCACTATCAGGTTCCACCAGCAATCCATTTTCACCATCTCGAATAATATTAGGTATAGCATCTATATTGGTTGCCACAATGGGTTTACCTGCCATCATATATTCTGGCAAAACCAGACCAAATCCTTCCCAACGTGACAGTAGCATAGCAATATCAAAAAGTTCTATATAACTCATTGGATTTTCAACCCAACCTGTAATATGCAGGCAATCATCTAATTCATTCTGAAGTGCATATTCCTTTATCATTGTTTCTAGCGGTCCATTTCCGACAATTACAAAATGTGCGGAAGGTATATCCTGTTTAATCAATTTTGCGGCTTTCACAAATACGTCTGGTGCTTTCTGCTCACATAATCGGCCTACCATTCCCACTATAATAGAATCATCTGAAATTCCCAAGTCTGTGTTGTGGATAGGGCCATGCATAGAAGATTCATATGCTTTGATATCCACACCATTAAAAATGACTTGAAGCTTGTTTTTTCTACAAATATTTTTAGATAGTGCAGACTTTTTCTCAGCATCAGAAATACAGATAATCTTGTCGCAAAGTAATGCAGCCATCCTCTCGATCAATATGTACAACTTCTGTTTCTTTGGCGAGACTTTCATATTAAATGCCCAGCCATGTGAGTTATAGACGCAATGGTTTTTCATTCCAATATTAGCAATTCGTGCAATCGCTCCAGCCTTACTGGAATGTGCGTACACAATATCCGGACAGTATTTTTTGATCATTTTCCTAACTTTATATATAGTCCTAAAATCATGAATACTGATTGCCCTAGTCATATGAATTTGTTCAAATGCAGATACCACTCCCACATAATCATCTCCATGGAAGTCCTGTGATAGTACAACAATGTTCTCAAATTTTTCTTTATCTAAATATTTGAGAAGCATTCGGAGATAACGATCTACTCCACCAGCTGCTTGAGCGATATGCATAACTTTGATTCTTTTCATCATACCACCGCCTTTACAGCAGCACAGTGATTAACGAGTAACATTCTTATCTTACCTTTCACGATACAAATCTCCACTCAATAAATATGGATTTGAAAGTATTTTTTATCCTAAGCCATTTCTGATCTTTACCAGTTAGATTCAACGGGATATTATTTCCTCAAATGTTAAATTCCCATTATTTAAAACGCACTGTAAATATCCGAAAAGATTTCGTATATCTTATAATTAATTTCCTTCTGTCTTTTGAGAAAAAATACTTATCAACTCCAAATAATTGTTACTATTTGTAGTTCACACTGAATAATATTTGTTGCCGTAATTTTGATTAAGTAAATAAAGAGATAAAATAGTTGCAGGAGGGAGAAGTTGAGAATGACAAGAAAGGGGATTTTCATGAAGGCTTGTTATGGCACGTGGAAAGTGATAAGATATGACAAATATTAGGAGAAATCTGAATAAAATGTGGAGAAAATAAAATATTGAATAGAATAATTGATTTTTTATTACTTGTAGGCAAAGATATGCTAGAGCCGATTGGTTATTTGCCTTGGGGAATGGCAGTGGGAGGAGTATTTTTACTGCTGTGGGAAGTAAGATACCACGAAAAGGCGAGGAGACAGAAGAGGAATTTAAGGCAGAAATGGAGTTTATTTTTCTGTGTGGTTTATTTAACTGTTTTGTTAAAATTGGCATTATTTTCAAGAGAACCGGGTTCAAGAATGGGGATAGATTTGGAATTGTTTGGAACCTGGAATTCTTCTTTAATTTCTCAGGCATATTTTATTGAAAATATTATTATGTTTATACCCTTTGGTTTCCTCTTTCCTTTGGCAGATTACAGATTCCAAGATTGGAGATTTTGTGTCGGAGGCGGCTGCGTGTTCAGTATGTGCCTGGAATTAGTGCAGCTTGTGACGCAAAGAGGGTTTTGCCAACTGGATGATGTGATTACTAATACTGTGGGGACAATAGTGGGATGGGTGAGTTATCGGATGATAAAGAGACTTCATGATATATTATGTTCTGTAGACGGGGATAAACATAAACGGAAAGATTAAACTTAATGTCCTGTGGAATAAATAAAACCCGCAGGAATAGAAGCGATTATTCCTCTGTGCTATGCTTATGTCGCGGGTTAGTTTGAGGTAACTATCGTAGAAAATGGAGGATTTCATATGTTATCGACAGAATCGAATCGTTAGAGACCACGCTGTCTCATCTCATTTCGGAAATGACCGCAAATGTCCTTGTGCTGGCTTTTATCCTGATTTACATGTTTATTTTAGGCTGGAGAGTTGCCTTACTGTCCTTGTCCATACTCCCGGTCGGTTTTGTTCTAATTCTTTTCACCTTTCGGGATTACAGCGAAAATTTTCAATGACAGATATTACTTGCCCCAAAAGTGAACGCTTCGCTGGCGGAATATATCTATGGTCCTGAAGTGATCAAAATCTTTAATCACGATTCCCGTTTCTTTTAAACATTCAGCAATACCGTGAAAGAAAATGTGAATTTTTCCATTGGCTGGTGGAGGCAGATCGCCTACTGGTCCCAGGGGTCTTTAGGTGGCGGCAAAAAACTGTCTTTTGTCACGATTTCATCCGGAAGTTTCCCAAAGACTACGATACCGTTGTGATGATCGGGGCAGCCATCTGTCCGGTGGGGAACGCCAGAGAATCGCGCTGGCCTGGGCGTCTCCAACAAAAATGTACAAAAAAAGAAGATAAGAAATCCGTACTTCTCGGCGCAGTCATAGGTGATATTGCAGGGTCTAGATTTGAGTTTCGAAATTATAAAAAGAAGACGGGGTATCATTTGATGACTGGCAAATGTTTTTTCACGGATGATTCCGTAATGTTGATTGCTGTCGCGAAAGCAATGATGGAAAGCGCACCATCTTTTTTTAATCTTGCTGAAAATGCTGTAAGTGATATGCAGCAGTTGGGACGGCGATATCCGGATGCAGGCTATGGCGAAAAGTTCTATGAATGGATTTTTTCAGATTCTCCGAAATCTTATGGTAGTTATGGAAATGGAGCAGCCATGAGAGTTGGGGGATGCGGTCAGGCGGCAAGAAGTTTGAGCGAGGCGAAAAGATTCTCGAAAGCAGTTACTGAGATTACGCACAGTCATCCAGAAGCCATAAAAGGTGCGGAAGCGACAACGGTGGCTGTCTATCTAGCGAATGAAGGGGAAAGTCTGAGAGAGATCAGGAAAGTTATAGAGACGGAATACTATTCTTTGGACTTTACTTTGGACAGTATCCGCAAAAAATATCGGTTTGATGTTTCCTGCCAGGGTTCTGTACTCCAGGCACTGGAGGCATTCTTTGAATCCGTGGATTTTGAAGATGCAATTCGAAATGCAATCTCTATTGGCGGGGACAGTGACACAATCGCTGCCATTTGTGGAAGCATAGCAGGGGCTTATTATGGAATACCTCAGGAGCTGGAAGAACAGACATTGACTTATCAGATATAATCTCGTCTTTGACAATTAGTAAAGAAAAAAAGTGCCACAATCCTTGAAGATACTGGGGTTGTGGCATTTGGTGTCCTATACCTGAAATATAATAATGCTTTCTCTCCGTTTACTTTTTTCTGAATCTCTTTCATTTTTGGTTTTGTTATAACCTGATAGTCCGTCCGGAAACTGCATAGTTTATGAAGTTCATCTGTGATTTTTTGACGTTCATATACGGGCATAAATCCCTGTTTCTCTATATCAGCAAACTAGATATCTCTTACAGTCTTCAATCTGCCCTCACTGACCTTTAAGATACTTGTTACATCATCAGTCATGATGGTACAGTCTCCTGTTTCAGAAGATTTCAGTTCCTTATGACCGTTATACCTTATAATCTACTTTCTGAATTGAATTTCTCATTGGATTTTATATTTTTAGTACTTCCAGTCCAGTAAAGCTTCCCGAAAGACAATCCTCCACTATTGCTTGTTGGGTATCGGAAGAATAATACCTTACCCTGCTGGTGGTTACCAGTCCTTTCCACCCAAAGATATTGTATAGGCGAAGCCGGACTTTTAATGTCCTTTCACTCATTCGGTGGATTATTTATCTACTTTTGCAACAGTCCCGGGAAACGTTTTGTATTTTTTCAGCAGACGGACCCGCTTTTTTCCGTATCGGATGCCTTCGGAGACCTCCTTTTTGTCTGAACGGCAGGTTTTCCAGAAAAATTTCAGGATTCTGGCGCACCAGGCGAAGGGGAGAAGCCACCGGTGCCGGATGAGAAGGGGAAAGGACGGGTACAAAAACTCTGCCTTTGGAAAGAGCAGCGGCAGTATCTGAGGCCTGTGGGTCTCTGAAGAGATGGCATAGGACATCACATAGGTGGAGCCCAGTTTTTGGACTTTAGAGGCGTTTCCGAAGCAGCCGCTTTGTATGATGTCCTCCAACAGCAGCTCCAGTTCTGGCCGGGAGATGGACAAGCTGAATAGTTCCGCAGATTTTTGCGGTGAAAAACCCAGGTACGTCTTGCCGATCTCCAGCAGGGAGCAGTAAAACAATTCCCCTCGGAATTGGGAGACCACAAGCCGGATTCGGGTGAAATCTATGTCCTCGTTGTACTTGTCCAGGAACATGAGAAAATCCATGATGTGGCGGATTCCTGCGCCGCTTACGGAAAAATGCTTGTACAGATGTAGAAACAGGAACAGAAAATGCTCAGTGGGGCACAGGGTGAAGACCTTATGTCCCTGGATTTCCAGCTCCATATTCTGGCTGAAGGAGCGGCAAAATACCTGGGTCATCTGAAAGCGATCTGAGTTTGCCGTACCAAAAAGGTTCAGGTGGAGTTCGATGACCAGCACGCCGTTTTCATAGGTGATTTCCTGCACGGTGTCCAGAATCGGCGTCACGTCGTCGAAATCAGGGGTGTAGCCGCAAGCTCTCAGGATCCGGTCGCAGGCAGCCAGATCTTCCTTTCGCACCCAGAGGTCTTCGTCGCAGGAAACTCTCAGCTCCGGTTCTGGATACAGGCTGCGGCAGATCAGGCCTTTGAGGATGAGGGGCTGGATTCCTGCGCTGAGCAGCTTTTCGTAGATGCGAAAAAGCTCCTGGGTCCTCATGAACTGCCGGCTGGACTGTACGAGAGTTGTCTCCAGAAGCTGGGTCCGGGCGGAGGCATCGGCCCGGGAGAATTCCTCGGTCCGGCTGGCGGCGGAATATACGGCAGGAATGAGATTGTGCAGTCCAGCCAGCTCGCACAGCTTCGCCCAGTCTGGGGAGTCGAGTCTGGCGGTGTTCCCCCACAAAAAAGATCTTAACAGATGCAAGAAATTTTCAGTCTGACAGTTCATACTTTATCACTCCTTGATAGGTTTTTAGGTTTCATCCGGCGCCGGCTCTCTGGCAGTCTTTTTGAGTAGCTCCTTGGCGTGTTCCACAGTGGTCATATCGGGGACCATGACGTAGACCGGGGAACTCATGGAATAGGGCACCTGAGTATCTCCGGTGCCGTCCACACTGTAACTGTTCACAGTCCAGGAGGCGCCGTCGGATAGTTGCCGTC
Proteins encoded in this window:
- a CDS encoding CDP-alcohol phosphatidyltransferase family protein gives rise to the protein MRYTSKFFKEEMPEWKRKKDPILSRFFYRKIAFRTAAFAANAGISANSVSYFSIIIGIVACLCFLPVSHTAHIIGAILINLWLILDCTDGNLARSVRAQPFGEFADGISSYILVGLMCTMMGVAVYHEGGLLVPAQCSWIILIGALASSADSLMRLIYQKYKNTEREMADKKILEVENDVRIDHSQVESFRVRIETELGVGGLLPVAILLATLLKMLDLIVVYCFLYYGTSCLAVTLIYIKKAVNAAK
- a CDS encoding glycosyltransferase family 4 protein, translated to MMKRIKVMHIAQAAGGVDRYLRMLLKYLDKEKFENIVVLSQDFHGDDYVGVVSAFEQIHMTRAISIHDFRTIYKVRKMIKKYCPDIVYAHSSKAGAIARIANIGMKNHCVYNSHGWAFNMKVSPKKQKLYILIERMAALLCDKIICISDAEKKSALSKNICRKNKLQVIFNGVDIKAYESSMHGPIHNTDLGISDDSIIVGMVGRLCEQKAPDVFVKAAKLIKQDIPSAHFVIVGNGPLETMIKEYALQNELDDCLHITGWVENPMSYIELFDIAMLLSRWEGFGLVLPEYMMAGKPIVATNIDAIPNIIRDGENGLLVEPDSEMAAYKAVMRLHTDSKLRERLIDRSRKDVHKRFDVRRVAREHEELWTGLVKETMKLEE
- a CDS encoding VanZ family protein, whose amino-acid sequence is MNRIIDFLLLVGKDMLEPIGYLPWGMAVGGVFLLLWEVRYHEKARRQKRNLRQKWSLFFCVVYLTVLLKLALFSREPGSRMGIDLELFGTWNSSLISQAYFIENIIMFIPFGFLFPLADYRFQDWRFCVGGGCVFSMCLELVQLVTQRGFCQLDDVITNTVGTIVGWVSYRMIKRLHDILCSVDGDKHKRKD
- a CDS encoding ADP-ribosylglycohydrolase family protein; protein product: MIGAAICPVGNARESRWPGRLQQKCTKKEDKKSVLLGAVIGDIAGSRFEFRNYKKKTGYHLMTGKCFFTDDSVMLIAVAKAMMESAPSFFNLAENAVSDMQQLGRRYPDAGYGEKFYEWIFSDSPKSYGSYGNGAAMRVGGCGQAARSLSEAKRFSKAVTEITHSHPEAIKGAEATTVAVYLANEGESLREIRKVIETEYYSLDFTLDSIRKKYRFDVSCQGSVLQALEAFFESVDFEDAIRNAISIGGDSDTIAAICGSIAGAYYGIPQELEEQTLTYQI
- a CDS encoding nucleotidyltransferase family protein, whose product is MNCQTENFLHLLRSFLWGNTARLDSPDWAKLCELAGLHNLIPAVYSAASRTEEFSRADASARTQLLETTLVQSSRQFMRTQELFRIYEKLLSAGIQPLILKGLICRSLYPEPELRVSCDEDLWVRKEDLAACDRILRACGYTPDFDDVTPILDTVQEITYENGVLVIELHLNLFGTANSDRFQMTQVFCRSFSQNMELEIQGHKVFTLCPTEHFLFLFLHLYKHFSVSGAGIRHIMDFLMFLDKYNEDIDFTRIRLVVSQFRGELFYCSLLEIGKTYLGFSPQKSAELFSLSISRPELELLLEDIIQSGCFGNASKVQKLGSTYVMSYAISSETHRPQILPLLFPKAEFLYPSFPLLIRHRWLLPFAWCARILKFFWKTCRSDKKEVSEGIRYGKKRVRLLKKYKTFPGTVAKVDK